A stretch of the Sulfurimonas sp. HSL3-1 genome encodes the following:
- a CDS encoding MOSC domain-containing protein yields MNERNGRVVSLIIGPEAKSALESVPSVTAVAGRGLAGDRYYFGRGSFNGPQFDPGVREVTLIAAEAIAECNRRLGTALSAADFRRNIVTEGIDFAALKGQRFRIGDVTLRWVRSAPPCRYLSRLLGEDMMTGLKGIGGIRAVIETGGTINEGDTVHVLP; encoded by the coding sequence ATGAATGAACGAAACGGCAGGGTGGTCTCCCTCATTATCGGTCCCGAAGCAAAATCGGCGCTCGAGAGCGTGCCTTCCGTTACCGCCGTTGCGGGCAGGGGGCTTGCCGGCGACCGCTACTATTTCGGCCGCGGCAGTTTCAACGGGCCGCAGTTCGACCCAGGTGTGCGCGAGGTGACGCTGATCGCCGCCGAGGCAATCGCCGAGTGCAACCGGAGGCTCGGTACGGCACTCTCTGCCGCTGATTTCCGGCGCAACATCGTCACGGAGGGGATCGACTTCGCCGCACTCAAGGGACAGCGGTTCCGTATCGGGGATGTGACGCTGCGGTGGGTGCGGAGCGCGCCGCCCTGCCGCTATCTTTCACGGCTGCTTGGCGAGGACATGATGACAGGTCTCAAGGGAATAGGCGGTATCCGCGCCGTGATCGAAACGGGCGGGACGATCAACGAAGGAGACACGGTCCATGTCCTACCGTGA
- a CDS encoding peptide methionine sulfoxide reductase, whose amino-acid sequence MSYREKLRAFPDGAQEVLYEGKRYLMRKETHLDGRLIKLYAEELGGNDFVSLNYYETSSAPLLKPCEMPAEKVIAFIENAMLR is encoded by the coding sequence ATGTCCTACCGTGAAAAACTGCGCGCCTTTCCCGACGGGGCGCAGGAGGTGTTATATGAAGGGAAGCGTTACCTGATGCGCAAAGAGACGCACCTGGACGGCAGGCTTATCAAACTCTACGCCGAAGAGCTGGGGGGCAATGACTTCGTGAGCCTGAATTACTACGAAACGTCTTCCGCCCCGCTGCTTAAACCCTGCGAGATGCCCGCCGAAAAAGTGATCGCCTTTATCGAGAATGCAATGTTGCGGTGA